From Candidatus Leptovillus gracilis, the proteins below share one genomic window:
- the rsfS gene encoding ribosome silencing factor: MESLEFAHILVDSILDKKGGDIVLLDLREQTVFADYFLICSGENDRQIRALAESVRTEAKQEAGIIASGIEGVPEAGWILIDFGDLIVHVFSPDKRDYYSLEDLWADAHVVLRMQ; the protein is encoded by the coding sequence CTGGAAAGTTTAGAATTTGCTCACATATTGGTTGATTCCATCCTGGATAAAAAAGGCGGCGACATTGTACTGCTCGATTTGCGCGAACAAACCGTATTCGCCGACTACTTTCTGATTTGCAGTGGGGAAAACGACCGGCAAATCCGTGCCCTGGCCGAAAGTGTGCGCACGGAAGCCAAACAAGAAGCCGGCATCATCGCTTCCGGCATCGAAGGCGTTCCTGAAGCCGGTTGGATTCTGATTGATTTTGGCGACCTGATCGTCCACGTGTTTTCGCCGGACAAGCGAGATTACTACAGCCTGGAAGATTTGTGGGCCGACGCCCACGTGGTCTTACGAATGCAATAA
- a CDS encoding DNA-3-methyladenine glycosylase I gives MAAPDEYEIPPRAVPADDAGYLEKITQAVFQAGFSWRVIRQKWPNFQAAFAGFDVDKLAAFTEEDVERLVEDRGIVRNGRKIEATIHNARVCRDLIARHGSFYAYLRSLDGADYNSRAAKFSREFKFMGPMGAYFFFWSVGEDVPDYEVWRAGQGQQR, from the coding sequence ATGGCTGCACCGGATGAGTATGAGATTCCGCCACGAGCAGTGCCGGCAGATGACGCCGGTTATCTGGAAAAGATAACCCAGGCTGTGTTTCAGGCTGGGTTTAGCTGGCGAGTGATTCGCCAGAAGTGGCCCAATTTTCAAGCTGCCTTTGCCGGGTTTGATGTGGACAAACTGGCCGCGTTTACAGAGGAAGATGTGGAGCGCTTGGTCGAAGATAGGGGAATTGTGCGCAACGGCCGTAAAATCGAGGCCACCATCCACAATGCCCGCGTCTGTCGGGACCTCATCGCCCGGCATGGCTCCTTTTATGCCTATTTGCGTTCCCTGGATGGTGCGGACTACAATTCACGCGCTGCAAAGTTTAGCCGGGAATTCAAATTTATGGGACCGATGGGCGCATACTTCTTTTTTTGGTCGGTAGGCGAAGATGTGCCCGACTATGAAGTGTGGCGCGCCGGGCAAGGGCAGCAGCGTTAG
- the xseA gene encoding exodeoxyribonuclease VII large subunit → MGLFAQAGDPFQPSTWTVSELTAYIRELFAIDYRLQDLEVSGEISNFTQARSGHFYFTLKDAGAQIKCVMWRSAAERLLFQPREGDAVVADGRISIYEAGGVYQLYVEHMQPAGRGSLAVAFEQLKQRLGDEGLFDPAHKKPIPPTPRKIGIVTSADAAALRDILNVLNRRYPLAAVLIAPTLVQGADAPAQIVRALQWLDGRTDIDTIILARGGGSIEDLWGFNDERVARTIFAAQHPIITGVGHETDFTIADFVADRRAPTPSAAAELATPDIEEIRPLLQALQTLLRSELDDLIRQKRWRVQTLVRALAHLSPQARLENNQQRLDVTVARLDRAMGNRLARQRGRLAVLQAGLTAVSPLATLSRGYAIVRRADGRIIRAVADAAPGDALMIQVSDGQIDAQVKAS, encoded by the coding sequence GTGGGACTTTTCGCTCAGGCTGGCGACCCATTCCAGCCATCTACGTGGACTGTCAGCGAACTGACGGCTTATATCCGCGAATTGTTCGCCATTGATTACCGGCTGCAAGACCTGGAAGTCAGCGGCGAAATTTCCAATTTTACCCAGGCGCGTTCCGGTCATTTTTACTTCACGCTGAAGGATGCCGGGGCGCAGATTAAATGTGTCATGTGGCGCTCGGCGGCCGAGCGGCTGCTTTTTCAGCCCCGTGAAGGGGATGCGGTGGTGGCGGACGGCCGTATCTCCATCTACGAAGCCGGCGGCGTATACCAACTCTATGTGGAGCATATGCAGCCCGCCGGCCGGGGCAGTCTGGCCGTCGCCTTCGAGCAGCTAAAGCAGCGCCTCGGCGATGAAGGGCTGTTCGACCCGGCGCACAAAAAGCCTATTCCGCCGACGCCGCGCAAAATAGGCATTGTCACCTCGGCCGACGCCGCCGCCCTGCGCGATATCCTTAATGTGTTGAATCGGCGCTACCCGCTGGCCGCCGTACTCATCGCCCCGACATTGGTGCAGGGGGCCGACGCGCCGGCGCAAATTGTGCGCGCCTTACAATGGCTGGACGGCCGTACCGACATTGATACCATCATCCTGGCGCGCGGTGGCGGTTCTATCGAAGACCTGTGGGGCTTCAACGACGAGCGGGTGGCGCGAACTATTTTTGCCGCCCAACACCCCATCATCACCGGGGTGGGCCACGAAACCGACTTCACCATCGCCGATTTTGTCGCCGACCGGCGCGCGCCAACACCATCGGCGGCGGCCGAATTGGCGACGCCAGACATTGAGGAGATACGGCCGCTGCTGCAAGCTCTGCAGACGCTGCTGCGCTCCGAACTGGATGACCTGATCCGGCAAAAGCGGTGGCGGGTGCAAACATTGGTGCGGGCGCTGGCGCACCTCAGCCCGCAGGCGCGGCTGGAAAATAACCAGCAGCGGTTGGATGTGACGGTGGCGCGGTTGGACCGGGCAATGGGCAACCGGCTGGCGCGCCAGCGTGGGCGGTTGGCAGTTTTACAGGCCGGGTTAACGGCCGTTAGCCCGCTGGCGACGTTGTCGCGGGGATATGCGATTGTGCGCCGGGCCGACGGCCGTATCATACGCGCCGTCGCCGATGCCGCGCCGGGCGACGCCCTGATGATACAGGTGTCCGATGGGCAAATTGACGCGCAGGTGAAGGCATCATGA
- a CDS encoding NUDIX domain-containing protein, with product MLIQDDAVLLVWHTYRPGWFFPGGGLKRGESFADAARREAREEVGATLGELRFWGLYTYLSEYKSDHVVMFLCEDFQLNGQTDFEIAACQYFPLTALPPDVSEGMKRHIQEYLQGDHQPTIEAH from the coding sequence ATGCTCATTCAAGATGACGCCGTTCTGTTGGTCTGGCACACTTATCGGCCGGGCTGGTTTTTTCCCGGCGGCGGCCTGAAGCGCGGTGAATCCTTTGCCGACGCCGCTCGCCGTGAAGCCCGCGAAGAAGTGGGCGCCACACTGGGCGAACTCCGTTTTTGGGGCCTTTATACCTATCTCAGCGAGTACAAAAGCGACCATGTGGTCATGTTTCTTTGCGAAGATTTTCAACTGAACGGCCAGACCGACTTTGAGATTGCCGCCTGCCAATATTTTCCCCTGACAGCGCTGCCGCCAGACGTTAGCGAAGGCATGAAACGGCACATTCAGGAGTATTTGCAGGGCGATCATCAACCAACCATTGAAGCGCATTAA
- a CDS encoding exodeoxyribonuclease VII small subunit, whose protein sequence is MEKEIDALTFEEALKELEVIVARLEAGELTLDESLALFERGQKLAELCNKQLNQATLRVEQLTSDGEIIELPSP, encoded by the coding sequence ATGGAAAAAGAGATAGATGCTTTAACGTTTGAAGAAGCCTTAAAAGAATTAGAGGTGATTGTAGCCCGTCTGGAAGCCGGCGAGTTAACGTTGGATGAATCTCTCGCCCTCTTTGAGCGCGGGCAAAAATTGGCCGAGCTGTGCAACAAACAGCTTAATCAGGCTACCTTGCGCGTCGAACAATTAACGTCTGATGGCGAAATCATCGAATTGCCTTCACCCTGA
- the ftsY gene encoding signal recognition particle-docking protein FtsY — protein sequence MALFKSIRESLNRTRQTVFGQIVNVLGMGEITEETWEDLEALLIQADVGVPTTIDLVSAMRERVEAEGLFRADQLLAAMKQEMRAILVDPPVYELHEPRQLTVVMVVGVNGSGKTTTIGKLAYRYKNLGRNVLLAAGDTFRAAAIDQLKIWGERSGVPVIAGQPGGDPAAIAYDAIRATRARGYDLLFVDTAGRLHTKFNLMKELEKVYGVCRKSVHAAPHEVFLVLDAPTGQNALVQAAKFKESVKATGVILTKLDSTAKGGMVFAIYRELGLPVRFIGTGEAIEDLAPFDPDQFVNGLFATEG from the coding sequence ATTGCCTTGTTCAAAAGTATTCGTGAATCATTAAACCGTACCCGCCAAACTGTTTTTGGGCAGATTGTTAACGTCTTGGGTATGGGGGAAATTACCGAAGAGACCTGGGAAGACCTGGAAGCGCTGCTGATTCAGGCCGATGTGGGTGTGCCTACAACCATCGATCTGGTTTCGGCGATGCGTGAGCGCGTTGAGGCCGAAGGGCTGTTCCGGGCCGACCAACTTCTGGCGGCCATGAAACAAGAAATGCGCGCCATTTTGGTGGATCCACCGGTCTATGAATTACATGAACCACGCCAACTGACGGTGGTGATGGTGGTTGGCGTGAACGGTTCTGGCAAGACTACCACCATTGGCAAGCTGGCCTATCGCTATAAAAACCTGGGCAGAAATGTGCTGCTGGCGGCCGGCGACACATTCCGTGCGGCGGCCATTGACCAGCTAAAAATCTGGGGCGAGCGTTCGGGTGTGCCGGTGATTGCCGGCCAACCCGGCGGCGACCCGGCGGCCATCGCCTACGACGCCATCCGGGCGACACGCGCGCGCGGTTATGATTTGCTGTTTGTGGACACAGCCGGCCGCCTGCACACCAAATTCAACCTGATGAAGGAGTTGGAAAAGGTATATGGCGTCTGTCGTAAAAGCGTCCATGCTGCGCCCCATGAGGTGTTTTTGGTACTAGACGCGCCCACCGGCCAAAATGCCCTGGTGCAGGCCGCCAAGTTCAAAGAATCGGTGAAAGCGACCGGCGTCATTTTGACCAAGCTAGACAGCACGGCCAAAGGGGGCATGGTTTTTGCCATTTACCGCGAGTTAGGTTTGCCAGTGCGTTTTATCGGCACGGGTGAAGCCATTGAGGATTTGGCCCCATTTGATCCCGACCAATTTGTTAACGGTCTGTTCGCCACCGAAGGATAA
- the prfB gene encoding peptide chain release factor 2 has protein sequence MCGGVFDVAAKLEKIEQLQYIAGEPDLWDDPEKAQVVMRDLTRLKDQVTVWEGLSRALSDTLELAELDDDELAPELERETAALASQVADLEFRALFSGEYDSENAIMAIHAGAGGTEAQDWAQMLQRMFVRWAESHNFVVTILDESSGDEAGIKSCLMSVEGDYVYGRLQSERGVHRLVRISPYDASKRRHTSFAKVEVWPDVAGDIEIEIDEKDLRIDRFRSSGAGGQHMQKNETAVRIVHLPTGIVVACQNQRSLTQNMEVAMGILKSQLFDLERRKQDAEMAELKGEDVDAGWGSQIRSYVLHPYKMVKDHRSNYEVGNTQAVLDGRLDDFMEAYLKHILGEPVA, from the coding sequence ATTTGCGGAGGCGTCTTTGACGTAGCCGCCAAACTTGAGAAGATTGAACAACTGCAATACATTGCCGGGGAGCCAGACCTCTGGGATGATCCAGAAAAAGCCCAGGTGGTGATGCGCGATTTGACGCGCCTGAAGGACCAGGTGACTGTTTGGGAAGGTCTGAGCAGGGCGTTGAGTGATACGCTGGAACTGGCTGAACTGGATGATGATGAACTGGCTCCTGAACTTGAACGGGAAACAGCCGCATTGGCAAGTCAGGTAGCCGATTTGGAATTTCGGGCGCTGTTTTCCGGCGAGTATGACAGTGAAAACGCGATTATGGCGATTCATGCCGGGGCGGGGGGAACCGAAGCGCAGGATTGGGCGCAGATGTTACAGCGGATGTTTGTCCGCTGGGCGGAGTCGCACAACTTTGTGGTGACAATTCTGGACGAGAGCAGCGGCGATGAAGCGGGCATTAAGAGCTGCCTGATGTCGGTGGAGGGGGATTATGTGTACGGCCGTCTCCAATCTGAACGCGGCGTGCATCGTCTGGTGCGCATCTCGCCCTACGACGCTTCCAAGCGCCGCCACACTTCTTTTGCCAAAGTGGAAGTGTGGCCGGATGTGGCTGGGGACATTGAGATTGAGATTGACGAGAAGGATTTGCGCATAGACCGCTTTCGTTCCAGCGGCGCCGGCGGCCAACATATGCAAAAGAACGAAACGGCCGTGCGCATTGTCCATCTACCCACCGGTATTGTTGTTGCCTGTCAAAACCAACGCTCCCTCACGCAAAACATGGAAGTCGCCATGGGCATCCTCAAATCGCAGTTATTCGACCTGGAGCGACGTAAACAAGACGCCGAAATGGCCGAACTAAAAGGGGAAGACGTGGACGCCGGTTGGGGCAGCCAGATACGCTCCTACGTCCTCCACCCCTACAAAATGGTCAAAGACCACCGGTCGAACTATGAAGTGGGCAATACGCAGGCGGTGCTAGACGGCCGTTTAGACGACTTCATGGAAGCCTATCTCAAACACATACTGGGCGAACCGGTCGCCTAA
- a CDS encoding sodium ion-translocating decarboxylase subunit beta, protein MDFTQLLPELFKGIANFTLGNALMILVGGILIALAIIKKYEPVLLLPIGFGCILGNIPMAGMTDGDGLFSLLYRVGISTELFPLLIFIGVGAMIDFSPLLAQPKMVLLGAAGQFGIFGTLILATLLGFPLNEAASIGVIGAIDGPTSIFVATKLAPRLLAPIAVAAYSYMSLVPIIQPPLMRLLTTPSERRIRMAYAPRPVSWRGRVLFPVVVTLVVGLLVPEATPLISMLMLGNLLRESLVVDGLSKSAQNEIANVATLFLGVTIGSTMSASTFLNLDTLGILVLGLVAFALDTVAGLLLGKTMAVLSGGKINPLLGAAGISAFPMAGRLVAKMAQDEDFDNFLLMHAMGANTAGQLASVMAGGVLLALVSGAM, encoded by the coding sequence ATGGACTTCACCCAGCTTCTTCCTGAGCTTTTCAAGGGCATCGCCAATTTTACTCTCGGTAATGCCTTGATGATTCTGGTGGGGGGCATCTTAATTGCTCTGGCCATCATCAAAAAATACGAGCCGGTTCTTTTGCTGCCCATTGGTTTTGGCTGCATTCTGGGCAACATTCCTATGGCGGGCATGACAGATGGTGATGGTTTATTCAGCCTTCTGTATCGTGTCGGCATCAGCACAGAACTGTTCCCTTTGCTGATTTTTATCGGCGTTGGGGCGATGATTGACTTTAGTCCTTTACTGGCGCAGCCCAAAATGGTTTTGCTGGGCGCAGCTGGACAGTTTGGCATTTTTGGCACGCTGATTTTAGCCACCCTGCTCGGTTTCCCGCTAAACGAAGCAGCTTCCATCGGAGTCATTGGTGCAATTGATGGGCCGACCTCCATTTTTGTAGCGACCAAATTGGCGCCCCGGCTGCTTGCCCCCATCGCTGTCGCCGCTTACTCCTACATGAGCCTGGTTCCCATCATCCAGCCGCCACTGATGCGGCTGCTAACAACCCCAAGTGAACGGCGCATTCGCATGGCCTATGCGCCGCGACCAGTCTCATGGCGGGGGCGCGTGCTGTTTCCGGTGGTTGTCACCCTGGTTGTTGGCCTTCTGGTTCCCGAGGCCACACCCTTGATCAGTATGCTGATGTTGGGCAATTTGCTGCGCGAGAGTCTTGTTGTAGATGGGCTGAGCAAATCGGCGCAAAACGAGATCGCCAACGTGGCAACGCTGTTCCTGGGTGTGACAATTGGCTCGACCATGAGCGCCAGCACCTTTCTAAACCTGGATACTTTGGGCATTCTTGTTCTGGGCCTGGTGGCTTTTGCTTTGGATACAGTGGCCGGACTGCTGTTGGGCAAAACAATGGCCGTCCTGAGCGGGGGAAAGATCAATCCGCTGCTGGGCGCGGCCGGCATCAGCGCTTTCCCAATGGCTGGCCGCCTGGTGGCCAAAATGGCCCAAGATGAAGATTTTGACAACTTTTTGTTGATGCACGCAATGGGCGCAAATACGGCGGGGCAGTTAGCCAGCGTTATGGCTGGGGGGGTGCTGTTGGCGCTCGTCTCAGGGGCAATGTAG
- a CDS encoding acetyl-CoA carboxylase biotin carboxyl carrier protein subunit: MKLTVKIDNQSFTVEVGDLRTRPIIATIGETQFEVWPEMETASTTQNGQVGAARPFPASPTQAAAAPAAKSERARLVRAPIPGMVSAVMVQVDQVVVVGQPLCTLDAMKMSNTIRATRAGTIAGVTVTVGQHVKHNDVLVEYAD; this comes from the coding sequence ATGAAACTAACCGTTAAAATAGACAACCAATCATTTACCGTAGAAGTCGGCGACTTACGGACCCGACCGATTATCGCCACGATTGGTGAAACGCAGTTTGAAGTCTGGCCCGAAATGGAAACCGCCAGCACGACACAAAATGGTCAGGTTGGGGCCGCCCGGCCATTTCCCGCCTCGCCAACGCAGGCAGCCGCAGCGCCTGCGGCAAAAAGCGAACGCGCCAGATTGGTTCGCGCACCCATCCCTGGGATGGTAAGCGCAGTCATGGTACAGGTCGATCAGGTCGTGGTGGTTGGGCAACCCTTGTGTACTCTGGATGCCATGAAAATGAGCAATACAATTCGAGCTACCCGCGCCGGAACGATTGCTGGCGTAACCGTAACCGTTGGGCAGCATGTCAAACACAACGACGTATTGGTTGAATATGCAGATTAA
- a CDS encoding OadG family protein: protein MSDDLLIAGQIAIVGMGLVFASILLLWLVMSLLVHGTADRQAEETQTADSDQAVGLERKRQAAATAVAIALALETDAKPHILPTPPTPLVSAWQAVMRSSILEKRGSVR from the coding sequence ATGTCTGATGATTTATTGATTGCCGGGCAAATTGCCATCGTGGGAATGGGGCTTGTCTTTGCCTCGATTCTTTTGCTGTGGCTGGTTATGTCGCTCCTGGTCCATGGAACGGCCGATCGACAGGCAGAAGAGACACAAACGGCCGATTCTGATCAGGCAGTTGGGTTGGAAAGGAAGCGGCAGGCTGCGGCAACGGCCGTTGCCATTGCCCTGGCCTTAGAAACAGACGCCAAACCTCATATCCTTCCCACGCCCCCCACGCCCCTCGTCAGCGCCTGGCAGGCTGTTATGCGCAGCAGCATTCTGGAAAAACGGGGGTCTGTACGATGA
- a CDS encoding acyl-CoA carboxylase subunit beta encodes MPANDPRILELRAMREKVRQGGGQERIATQHAKGKLTARERLDLLLDAGTFNELEPFIVHQGDEMGIAAEKYPGDGVVTGYGLIDGRTVYVYAQDFTVYGGTLGEMQSRKICRMMDLAVRNGVPVIGLLDSGGARIQEGVKSMGGYAEIFRRNALYSGVIPQISLLLGPCAGGAAYSPALTDLIIMVEKTSFMFLTGPDVIKAVTGEVIDAENLGGAEVHMSISGTASLCAPTETEALALCRQVIGYFPSNNVENPPLVAATDDPLRMDPELNNIVPLDSSEPYRMHEVIQRVVDQGTFLEFHPTWACNAIVGFARMGGHCVGIIAQEPSVMAGVIDIDAADKMTRFVRMCDCFNIPLVTFVDSPGFLPGVDQEHRGIIRHGAKVLYAYSEATVPKVTVITRKAYGGAYVVMGSKYLGTDVTYAWPSAEIAVLGAEGAVNILFKKQIMAAPDPVAERERLADDYRSQFSNPYYAARAGYVDDILEPWETRPKIIAALTALRDKFTTAPRRKHGNIPV; translated from the coding sequence ATGCCTGCAAATGATCCGCGTATTCTTGAACTGCGCGCCATGCGCGAGAAGGTTCGACAGGGTGGAGGTCAGGAACGCATCGCCACCCAACATGCCAAAGGCAAGTTAACAGCCCGCGAACGACTGGACCTGCTGTTAGACGCCGGTACGTTCAACGAACTGGAACCCTTCATCGTTCATCAGGGCGACGAGATGGGCATTGCCGCCGAAAAATATCCGGGTGATGGTGTTGTCACCGGGTATGGGCTGATTGACGGCCGTACTGTCTACGTCTATGCCCAGGATTTCACCGTCTACGGCGGTACCCTGGGTGAAATGCAAAGCCGCAAAATCTGCCGGATGATGGACCTGGCCGTGCGCAACGGCGTCCCCGTCATCGGCTTGTTAGACTCCGGTGGCGCTCGCATCCAAGAAGGCGTTAAGAGCATGGGCGGCTACGCCGAAATCTTCCGGCGCAACGCGCTTTATTCCGGCGTCATCCCCCAGATCAGCTTGCTGCTTGGCCCATGCGCCGGCGGCGCGGCCTATTCCCCGGCTCTGACCGACCTGATCATCATGGTCGAGAAAACATCCTTCATGTTCCTCACCGGGCCGGATGTTATCAAGGCCGTCACCGGTGAAGTAATTGATGCAGAAAACCTGGGTGGGGCTGAGGTACACATGTCCATCAGTGGCACGGCTTCGCTGTGCGCCCCAACAGAAACAGAAGCGCTGGCCCTGTGTCGCCAGGTCATTGGTTACTTTCCGTCCAACAACGTCGAAAACCCGCCCCTCGTCGCAGCCACAGACGACCCCCTGCGCATGGACCCTGAACTCAACAACATTGTCCCCCTGGACTCTTCCGAGCCTTACCGGATGCACGAAGTCATTCAACGTGTTGTGGACCAGGGGACCTTTCTGGAATTCCATCCGACCTGGGCCTGTAATGCCATTGTCGGCTTCGCGCGCATGGGCGGGCACTGTGTAGGCATTATCGCTCAAGAACCAAGCGTGATGGCGGGTGTCATTGACATAGACGCGGCCGACAAAATGACGCGCTTTGTCCGCATGTGCGACTGCTTTAACATACCCTTGGTTACATTTGTAGATTCGCCGGGCTTTTTGCCAGGCGTCGATCAGGAACATCGGGGCATTATCCGCCATGGCGCCAAAGTGTTGTATGCCTATTCGGAAGCCACCGTGCCCAAAGTAACGGTCATCACGCGCAAAGCGTATGGCGGGGCCTACGTGGTAATGGGCAGCAAATACCTGGGCACAGACGTGACCTATGCCTGGCCCAGCGCTGAAATCGCCGTTTTGGGGGCCGAAGGAGCTGTCAACATCCTGTTTAAGAAGCAGATCATGGCCGCACCTGACCCGGTAGCCGAACGCGAACGGCTGGCAGATGATTATCGTTCGCAGTTCAGCAATCCATATTACGCAGCCAGGGCCGGCTATGTAGACGACATTCTGGAACCCTGGGAAACGCGGCCCAAAATCATCGCTGCGCTGACGGCCCTGCGTGATAAATTCACCACTGCGCCGCGCCGCAAACATGGGAATATCCCCGTATAA